A region of the Sebaldella sp. S0638 genome:
AAAGGTACGGATATAAAACAATACTGAGTATAGGGCTTTTGATATTTTTTACATATATACTTATGAAAATATTAGGAACCGAAGGTATTTTACATGAAAGCGGAAAATCTGGAGATTTGATGCTTCCAGTAATTTATGGAGGAATCATTTCAGGAATCGGAGTAGGGCTGGTTATTAAAGTCGGAGGAAGTACCGGAGGAACTGTAATTGTAGCAAGTATAATAAATAAACTGTTTAGAATACCAATAGGGAGTTCGCTCGCTCTGGCTGATTTAGCAGTAGTTCTTGCTGCTGCATTTTCAATGGGTGTGGAAATAGCGCTGTATTCCATAATCTGCCTGTTTATTACCGGACGTGTGGTAAATGTAATTACAGAAGGGGAGAGTTACGCTAAGATGGTGTATATTATCTCTGATAAGTATCTTGAGATAAAGAAAGTTATAATAACAGATATGGAGCTTGGGGGAACAGTGGTGAAAGCCAGCGGAATGTTTACAGACGACGAGAAAAAAATGATTATTACAGTGGTTCATAACAGAAAGCTTTCTGAACTAAAATCGTATATAAAAGAAATAGATAAAGAAGCTTTTGTGATAATTGCCGAAGCTGACCAGGTGTTGGGAGAAGGATTTATCGAGTAACGTTTATTAAAGAAGGAGAGAGAAAATATGGAGCTTAAAAGAATAGCCGATGAAATAAAAGAAGCACAAAACATCGTACTTACAATACATATAAATTCTGACGGAGACTGCATTGGCGCTGCTTTGGCATTAATGCTTATACTGGACAGATATAACAAGAAGAATTTCAGTGATGAAATATATAAAATGAAGAATGTACGTCTGGTTTTGGATGATAAGCTTCCTAAATTTATGGGACATTTTAAGGAAAGGGCACTTGTAGAGTATTATCCGAATTTTAAGATGAAAGATATTGATCTGCTTATAGCTATTGATTCTGCGAATATAGAGAGAATAGGAAATGTGGCTGAACTCAGAAAAGATGCTAAAAAGATGATAAATATAGATCATCATATCAGCAATACAAATTATGCAGATATAAACTATGTAGAGGATGTGTCTTCTACTTCGGAAATAATTTACAAATTTCTTGATCTTTTTGATGTGGAACTGGACAAAGAAATAGCTTCACTTCTTTATCTTGGAATAATAAATGATACGGGAAATTTCAC
Encoded here:
- a CDS encoding YitT family protein, which gives rise to MKEGILKKTYTILFLVLGNFLTAYATIHFLLPAKISPGGVSGIATIVFHLFNISPVVTTAVINIPLILISMKMFGKRYGYKTILSIGLLIFFTYILMKILGTEGILHESGKSGDLMLPVIYGGIISGIGVGLVIKVGGSTGGTVIVASIINKLFRIPIGSSLALADLAVVLAAAFSMGVEIALYSIICLFITGRVVNVITEGESYAKMVYIISDKYLEIKKVIITDMELGGTVVKASGMFTDDEKKMIITVVHNRKLSELKSYIKEIDKEAFVIIAEADQVLGEGFIE
- a CDS encoding bifunctional oligoribonuclease/PAP phosphatase NrnA, which translates into the protein MELKRIADEIKEAQNIVLTIHINSDGDCIGAALALMLILDRYNKKNFSDEIYKMKNVRLVLDDKLPKFMGHFKERALVEYYPNFKMKDIDLLIAIDSANIERIGNVAELRKDAKKMINIDHHISNTNYADINYVEDVSSTSEIIYKFLDLFDVELDKEIASLLYLGIINDTGNFTHSNVTAETFLISSELIKAGVDNNEITDILFGVTLGKARLLGEVYKNLKIDEELKFAYYYLSDKKAEELKIGRDESDGMSETLLDLVGIEASLFLKDEKEGRVKGSLRSKNSYDVNEIAMSFGGGGHIKAAGFNTDENPEKVIGTIEELLKKQLTKQ